The window ACCAATCTGTAATGCCATCGAAATCACTCCCGAGTGTCACATTGGGTGAGGTCAATAGTGAGTTGGTGGTGAGGGGGCCAATGTAAGTGGAGGGGCTCTCAAAGATGGAGGGGTCATTGGTCGACTTGGTGGGGGTGCTGTACACACTGGACAAAGAGTGGCCACTGTTCAATATAGACGAGTTACTATGGGCAACAGGTACGTCAGACTTGAAGCTGATTGGTTTATTAAGGTAAACATTTGAAGACTCCGCACCGACGACTGCTGCACCATTTTCTACTATACTGGATTTCGAACTTCGTTTTTGTTTCAGCAATAATTTCTTCCTCTTTTTGGACGATTTCACCGCACTTCTTTGACTGGGCACAGTGGCAGGTCTGGTGAGTACTAGGGGGGTGGCCTGGAGAATGACACACGCAAAATATAAATTTACAAAATTTAAACTATCACAATACTATAAGATACAGGCTCTCCCGCTTTCAATTCAGGTTATAATCAAgtgaaccccccccccacacacactcacacacactcactctcaTAGGTTGAATCACAGGAGGTACTGGGATCGATACGTCCGCAGAGGAGCTCCCTccctggtgggtgtggtctctggatgagtgggtgtggttattgGCCGGGGACATGTAGGTGCGTATGAATCGGTTGATGACACGAGAGTCAAGAGCTACTTTAGTCAGGACAATCTTGGGGGCCAACGAAACTGACGGAGGAAATTAGCAATTTATTGATTATACTCTGCGTAGTGTGTAGTTTAATGCATTGCAGTGTTACCTTGGCAACGACCACATGGTGATCCTCCTGATCGTCCGTCCATATTAGTTGCAAAATAAATAATCTCCAAGCCTCCAAGTGTATCGGCTCTAGCACACGATCACCTGAACACACAAACAGGGTCAATATATTATAGTGATGCTTGTATCACTACTCAACATGTGTAtgttatgcatgcaatgacaagtgtgtgtgtgtgtgtgtgcagcgtGGTTCATACACGTCTACACAATGTGCGgtcaaatacatgtatactgcagCCTAGCCTGGCATGCAAATCTTACCTTCGCTTTTGTCTTGTATGTTTTTGCTTACACATGCCACGTGGGTATGGCACTCACGTGCACAAAGTTTATGTTTTATCAACAAAATGGCCGACAACAGATAACAATATTTTTATAGCTCTCATAGCTCACTTCAAATATATCACTCTATTACACAAAAATGCTCAAACTACATCTTGAAAATGAGGTTACAGTCAACATTTCGTCTTCTCCTTAGCTCCACAACCTCGAGGGCTCTCGGTGTCTGCAAAAATAGTTTAgctcttctttctttcttgCTTCTCTGTACCAGGAGGTCGTATACCAGGAACAGAGTGCCTTGTCTAGCTAGAGTGAACTCTCGATGCTCCTCCTGTAGTGAAGCTGCTGTGGATCGACTGAGAGACGTACCCAGCGTCAAATGTCCAGTGTGGGTGGTTTGGTTCATGGCTGTGGAGGCTGCTAAAATATGACTTTGATAAAGAGAGTTACTGTCAGCATCTTGAGAGTCTGCAAACTTGTAGAACACGTACTGATTATTCGAGAACGTCTGCTGACCACTTCTTGAAATGGATGCAGCACTTCGTTGCGAGTAGCTGTTGAATATTGCTTGGTGCTCCAATCGACCAGCACTGCGTCTTTGAGAGGATAAAGATGTCTGAGACTCAGTGGATAGTCCATCACTCAGCTCATGTCTCTCTAGACTCTCACCCAGACTATCTTCATCGTCTGTTGATGGGGCAGGAGTGAACGAGGCACCACTCCGAAGAGAACCACTGCTACTCGGTAGCTCGATCAAGACAGACTCCCTCAGCAGGAACTGGGCTAACTCTGTAGCATAACGGACCGTGTATTCTACGGGCTGGCCCCCCAGACTAACCCCGGCTTGTCCCGCCACCTGTATGGGAGTGGAGGCGTTGGACGACGGCTCTGATCTGAAGTCAAACAATTGTCCCACTTCCAATACTTTATCGACAAATTCTTTGCCAGTGAAGCACTTCTTAAACCGGTGCAGCTGGTTGCGTAGACACTGCAGCAGTCGTGCATCGATGGGCACAGGGGATTGACTCAAGTCATGGCCACTCGAAAATTGCTGCAGAAAATACAAGAAAATAACCATAAACACACTTGTCTTTAATGGTAGTACAAGCTGCTAGCCTATGGAGGTTTCCATGGCTACAGCACTTACTGGGGCACTGAGTTTGTTGAACATGAGCACAAGTTGGTCAGTGGATCGTGTCATCACATCCAGTAGACCCAGGAGGtacccctgcacacacacacatcataaGTACACAGTCTACATTACTGTTAGTACTGCTACAGCACTAGCTCCATTGCTTTCCTATGAGTACAGTGCACTAAAGGCTTCAATGTACAgtgcattattattattataagcttCCATTGTACAGAGACACAGTTACTGAATGCTCACAGATGACCCGGTGAGAATGTCGAGGGGCAGTCCCTCGTTCTTGTGGTGCATGAACTCCATCAGAATCTGCAGGGTGGAGGGTACACAGCTCACACAcaaggggggtggggtgggcgTGTCACTTACCGAGAGGACCTGTAATAGCATCTGAGCTCGATCCGTGACTGGCTTCTTCTGAGACCTCAACTGTACAGCCTCACCTTCAAGATCCTGTAATATTAACAACAGCTTATCACTACATGTGCCAACACCACAGTATACgcacacactgtatatagcgttaaatagagcataTTCTAACGGCCATAACATTTTGTTCCGTTGGACCAATaatgttaattttatgatttctgaaaacttagaaagaggcctttcagattaTGCGTTAAAAACAAAACGGCGCCTGTTtttacaaaataccatggttTTCCCCCCGAACAATGAGAAACTAtggcccgttccaaatttACCATATCTTAAAGagctttttctaagctttcagaaaatcagaaaatcatttaATTTGGAACATcaaaactctagttacagaacCAACCAGTACTAAATATATACATTACATGTTACGGGGTATGGAAATGTGGAGATGAATTACTTATGGCCTGACAGTTATAAGCCCCGCCCCCATCCccaaccacaccccctaccTGCAGAATACACTCCCACAGCAGCTCCATGGTGGCGTTGAATGAAGCTGGGTAGAGGTATTTCTGCAGGGCCAGTCGATGTCTCTCCAGGAAAGTGATGAGGGGAAGCAGACGCTTGTCCAGAGGGTAGTTGACCAGCTTGAGCTCCAGCAGCAGAGACAGGGCAGGCTTGAAGAACTTGTTCAACTGGTGCAGGGATTAAATGCTATAACTGTGATACCACGacaatgtacataattgtaatCATTTAGCTACATTACAATACAAATGATATAGCAAAAAAAAAACAAactctaaaataataataaatataaTGATAATTACATAAACTGCACActcgtgtacatgtgtagacTTACTCTCAAGCAGAGCAGTTTGAGCTGACATGTGTGAGTGCTCCGAAGATACTCTAGCACTTGCTGTGACTCCTTGGACCGGAACCCAACATCCGGGAGCTCCTTCCTGCCTCGCCCTACATCAGGCTCCATGGGGCCAAGACTGGGACTGATAGACGAGGGGACAGATGgcacctctgtgtgtgtgtgtgtggggggagaggaAGTGTCTGTTTGTCTACAACAGAGACTTGAGCTACATgctaccaggagcacattacagaaggagcgtcttacctcgggaatcgcatctcatggaagtttgcaaagcatgaccttatatgcaaaaccactaagtgggtctgcgggcgagtgctaattgagctgacgATGCATTTTTACCAAGCATAGgtcaataaaagtgaaaagttacagctagctagctagctataggcctggtagtaagctctctcttctaacaaccccagtaagactccctactgcaaaaacaaaacgcctagtatgtgttagcctaagtctagcaaactttctctGCACAAAGTGACTGGATATGCTCCCATTTTAACTTTCTGTACCTTACCGATGACAGCctcttccatgatgtataccaacatccatcaaagatctagctattcattttagctctttctggctcaacctagctctcctgctgctgcattacatacaaaatccgtttataatgatattcacaggctgaccgcggtctgtactttatgtacacagtacttgcacacttttcttataaggcaatgcggcgtttaggaaagcacacgagatgcgatttccgaacccatgcacagttagacgctccttctgtaatgtgctcctgtacacagtacttgcacacttttcttataaggcaatgcggcgtttaggaaagcacacgagatgcgatttccgaacccatgcacagttagacgctccttctgtaatgtgctcctgtacacagtacttgcacacttttcttataaggcaatgcaGCGTTTAGGAAAgcacacgagatgcgatttccgaacccatgcacagttagacgctccttctgtaatgtgctcctgtacacagtacttgcacacttttcttataaggcaatgcggcgtttaggaaagcacacgagatgcgatttccgaacccatgcacagttagacgctccttctgtaatgtgctcctgtacacagtacttgcacacttttcttataaggcaatgcggcgtttaggaaagcacacgagatgcgatttccgaacccatgcacagttagacgctccttctgtaatgtgctcctgtacacagtacttgcacacttttcttataaggcaatgGGGCGTTTAGGAAAgcacacgagatgcgatttccgaacccatgcacagttagacgctccttctgtaatgtgctcctgatgCTACTAACAGTACAGTAACtgttacatgtgtatacatatatgtacatgttcCTTACCGTTACTTCTCAGAGGTCCCCTGTTCTCGAGTGggtgtgtgctgtgtgggtTGGGCTTGTATGATTGTGAGTGGGCGTGGGAATGACGTGGACCTAGTTCCCCGGGGTCACTGGAGATGTATCCGTGGGCAGTGGCGGGAGCTTGGATGGAGGTTCTCATGGACGAGTAAAGGTGGCTCTCCAACGAGGGGAAGGTTGTGATCAGAGTGTGCATGTTGTTGATACGGATGCACAtctgcgtgtggtgtgtgtgtgtgtgtgtggaggggtgtagtatgtgtgtgtggtgtgtgtgtgtgtgtggagggggtgtagtgtgtgtgtgtgtgtgtgtgtgtggggagggtgtaATAATCCAGTATCACTTACATCTCTGGTGATGCTCTCGAACTGTTTGCTGGTCCTCCTCTGACAAGGCATGCCATTGGGGTGAAGGCCTGCAGgcaagtgtgtgtacagtcaaCATCACACACTATTAATGCTAATATGCTGGTACCGTGTTTAGCCTCCACCATGTGTCGACAGCCCCAGATCTCTTTAGCAGTCTTCCTACGTTGCAGGTGGTCTAGTTTCTATAGAAGGGATAGTAATACGATAGTCAcatgatagtcatgtgatggtACCTGCTCGCCCACTAAAGTGGTGGCCTCTCCTCCAGAGAAGCAGCACAGATCCATGCACAGCAGGTTGTCAGCATACAGCTTCAGCGCATTCATCATTATCTAGAGCAATCAATACACAGTGCTAacagtacactgtacatggaTAAGATAACAACgtactctgtgcattttcttgAGGAACTCAGTTCTATTGTTCTCAGCATTGATGAGCAGGAGCTTGGCCTGCTCTCTGGCCTGGACCACCTCAGGGGCATACTCATGTGATGGCTACACAGGGGAGAGGGCCACAAGCTATCAGTGATGAGGATTTTAAAGGACTACAAATGCATACTGCTTAAATTAGCGATGGTGAATTAACAAACTTGGTTTGCTGCTCACATTGCTGCTTGTTCTGAGGCTGGTACGGGGCAGCCGGGGAGTGAGCACATTGAGAATGGACCCAGTGAAGCAGGCCAGACGAGTCAACATGGTTACAATGTCCACTGGAGAGCTGGACACGGGGAAGAAGTAGCTCTGAAAGGACTGGCGAGAGAGCGACCTCACTGGAGTATCGCAATCAAAGTCGTTGTCCCTATCGCCCATCTCGTTAGCTTCTGGTTTGTCAATGAACTCTGGACTTGAGGAATGAGCCGACACTGTCAAGGATTGGTTGTTAACGGCAACTGAGTCATGATGGGGGTGTGTCTGCCTCCAGTGTGCCAGCTCTGGTACAGTACTCACAGAGGCGGGGGGAATATGGTCCTCTGTAAATATagcagtgaagtaagtaacaGCCATTAAAATTGTCAACTCCACATGCTTACCTGTGGTACTAACTGATCCCTCTGCCCACTTTGAGGCCCCTCCCACTACTTGACCAGATGGTCTCAGTAGCGCATCACTATTGAGTCTCCTCGGTGGATCAATGTCGTCAATGGAGAGGCTGGGAGTGAAGTCTGTGCTGTTCTGTAGTCCACTAGTGTGGGGGGTCTTAACATCATCACGGGGGGTCTTAGTGGCAGCTGGAGTTGACTTCTTTCTGTGTCTGTGAACTCCAGTGCTGTCTGTTTGACTGGACACCAAGACAATGGGTGGTAGAGGAGCCTCGTCCAAACCACTGAAGACAGTATCACCATCTCTAGTGATGTCCTCTACTGTGGACTCAGTGTCAGGAGTGCTTGATGTGAGGCCCTCTGAGGCCCCCTCTGGGGGTAGGGCCCCGAACTGGGGGTCAGTGTCAAGGGGTTGGGTGGGGGTATAAGGGGAGATCTGACAGAGGTGGAGATCATCTTGATCAGACTCACAACCAGAGTACACAGACACagccacctgtgtgtgtgtgtgtgtgtgtgtgtgtggggggggggggggggttagtctAGCAGCTACAGTACCGATGACTGGAACAGGCTTGTACACAAACCTTTAAGGAAGGCTTTCAAAGGTACTGATTATTTCAGCCAAAATGTGGAATACTTTCCGCACTAATTCCTCAGTACTAGCTGTGCTGGTTACCTCCACTTGATGTGCTGATGCCACACTGCTCTCAAGACCACCCTCCTGCCCAAAGTTGAGTAGAGAGTCAGTGTTTGGTTTCTTTGATAGTTTGCCCATCATCGCGGGGATGCCCCCACCAATCAGCAGTCCACTGGCACTGTCTAGAGATACGGTAGTTTGTGATGAGCTGGAGTCAGTCACAGCACCACTGCCCTCCTCACTGGCCGACTAGCAGGGGAAGGGGGAGGGAGCACATGAACACTGTAcactaggtacatgtacacactaatataattattgcatcataattatacactttttGGTGCTTCCCCAGCCAATTCTAGCAATTTTCATTTTCACATTATAAACGTGTTTTTTGGAAAGATacactattaataattatgaatgtgctgtacatgtataattactgtacgtgtacatgcttTCTACTTTGATATTACATACTGATACATGTTCTAATTAAAGAGAGCTCACATGCGGCAGTCCCTCTGTCCTCTTGAGGAGACCCCCCACATAGGAGGAGTACGCTGAGAATGCTCCAGAGTTCTTGGTGAAGGTATTAGTTGGAGTGAAGGCAGATCTCCTCTCTTGATTACCCGGGTTAGGGGACGGGAAGGGAGAGGTACGAATGCTCTTGATGAGCTTAGGGGGGGAGGGGcgttgtgagggtgtggggggCGTGTAgcgtgtggggggtgagtTGTCAGGGGGGTGGGCAGAGAATGTCAACAGCATCCACTGGACGAGGGTGAACACATAAAAGCATTAGATGGACAATTTCACACAAAGTACAGATCGATTCTTCACCTGATCTTCAGCGATGGACTCGACGACCCACTTCTGTACTTGTTTCCCGAGTACCTCCATCCATACAAGAGCAAGATCAGAGAAATGACGTCGCCACAGCTGCAGCCTACAAGGTCAaaatagttttattgctcaaatatgaactttgatgatatCGAATTGAAAGGTAtctagaaaatcataaaatcgttaaAATTGGATCCATGGACTTCAAggtatggcagctgaaagagatggTACGTTATAATCAAAAGTCTACTTTGGGCCTGGTTTTGACAAATACCGTGggctatagcccatggtcttttCCCGAAAATGAGAAGTTATTAGCCCGTTTTAaattgagatttgagcatgtgatctgaaagagctccttctaagctttcagaaaatcagaaaatcattgaatttggACGATTAAAAATAAGTTATAGCTGTTGCAAGGTATAGAACCTTTTGCAGTTCCTTACTGGGAAAAACTTAGAATCTTTagaacagccataactttagttctgatggtccaataacgttgattttctgattttctgaaagcttagagagggGCCTTTCAGGTGGTgcgttaaaatcaaaagtctattttgggtCTGGTTTTGACAAATACcgtgggctatatatagcccatggtcttttcccgaaaatgagaaattatggcccgtttTAAATTGAGACTTGAGCATGCGAACCCTAACCCCCACATACGTACCCTGGTGAAATGACTCCCTCCCACTCCAGATCTCTCTCATTGAGGCGGTACATTAACCCCAACACCTCCAGGCTCATCCGCTGACGAGTCTCCTAACATGGTTATAAAGGAGTTAATATAAGAGGTTAAAGGTTAAAGGATGGTGTGCTTACTGGACGATGCAGCAATCCAGTGCACAGACTGCAGGCATCAGAACAGAGTAGTCGGTAGAACTCCAATTTTGAGAAAGGAACAATATCGAAATACCTGCAAGGGTCGTGTTAACAAGAAGGGGATGGGATGATGAGACTTACGGTCTAAACACTTCCTGATACTTGTCCCGATAATCCAATACTTCCTCTCTTGTGTCCAAGAGTAGAGAGTTCACCTGTACGTGTAGGGAGGGGGGTCATACGATTCTCATTGGAAatctaccccccacagtgtcTCCAAACGTACCAGTGTAGATGATAAAGGCTGAGCAGTGGAGTTTTGCACAGTCTCGTCAGTGGCTATCACTTTTCGTCGCTCATAACGCAGAGCAAACCCGGACCTGAGGTACCTCTTCAGCCAATGGTCCACGGGACCAACCTTCTTACCAAACAAAGACTGTTCAGCATCCAACACCTCCACTAGGAGTTGAATAAGACAGGCTGCAGGGGAGGGGCAGAGTCAGTCTGGTGTCCAGGCAACAAAGGAGTTAATATTACATAAACTAAATGATGGGAATTCTTGCCACAAATCAGATTATTGGTCCACCATTTACCACAGGCCAATAAACTTCTTGGAATAACTAAACACACATAGTGAGGCCATTGGATGCTTCTACTCTTATATGGTTCCTCCAAGCCATTTAAAAATGTTATGAAATCATGCAGCCATCCTCACCAACACCCTCCTGTGGGTCTGACTCGAGGAACAATCTGTCGATGCGAGTGAGTGAGTTGTCAGTCTGACCGTGGAGGAGGTGTACTGTGGAG of the Halichondria panicea chromosome 2, odHalPani1.1, whole genome shotgun sequence genome contains:
- the LOC135332226 gene encoding uncharacterized protein LOC135332226 isoform X2, with translation MSGQRSHSSSDASSTALPPLLYPLSCMVEDVLSQEGELWDRNEAMLQTLGVPVSDGSEEVSDGVSIGSSPPDTITGSGLQLIKYGRLTSNIHKYFRKLEKRHACLHLTARRAKHDTLRHVERSVHGSDSTLMSATSALGAEAIDGMLTELRNEERLVYRCALMCAQFPMLSAPDPPDGQSPSPPLPPLPARFDTGLLGSLQESDLSRTAPAEFNPIMGVENGGLAHELPRDTPKKELNGGALSGGSGQREPTEVGEGVDGTDGKKKPAASEPIAIKTSKPKRSLKRSLPKPPAGDSDSEDELSIINSVRSKVITGVSGEREHPFPPMVTREMLCNLVRRSFSQTDEQQLMFEQALRQEHSRRSKGEILAKELASQLQVLENNAHPFYKPKFFVTRNGYDLWLQAEKGRVKNLIDKFWHFSIPRPQQWRHFSPTDYHRAYSTLLQKIITAESRTTRREPVYSGRTPSSPLSPTAHRLLQEFGLRYGVGELYRRIVYLDYLAKHFDHEIWYIGHCTEELRCIRVLLPRNRNKITAVRREMEMLRSTVHLLHGQTDNSLTRIDRLFLESDPQEGVACLIQLLVEVLDAEQSLFGKKVGPVDHWLKRYLRSGFALRYERRKVIATDETVQNSTAQPLSSTLVNSLLLDTREEVLDYRDKYQEVFRPYFDIVPFSKLEFYRLLCSDACSLCTGLLHRPETRQRMSLEVLGLMYRLNERDLEWEGVISPGLQLWRRHFSDLALVWMEVLGKQVQKWVVESIAEDQWMLLTFSAHPPDNSPPTRYTPPTPSQRPSPPKLIKSIRTSPFPSPNPGNQERRSAFTPTNTFTKNSGAFSAYSSYVGGLLKRTEGLPHSASEEGSGAVTDSSSSQTTVSLDSASGLLIGGGIPAMMGKLSKKPNTDSLLNFGQEGGLESSVASAHQVEVAVSVYSGCESDQDDLHLCQISPYTPTQPLDTDPQFGALPPEGASEGLTSSTPDTESTVEDITRDGDTVFSGLDEAPLPPIVLVSSQTDSTGVHRHRKKSTPAATKTPRDDVKTPHTSGLQNSTDFTPSLSIDDIDPPRRLNSDALLRPSGQVVGGASKWAEGSVSTTEDHIPPASVSTVPELAHWRQTHPHHDSVAVNNQSLTVSAHSSSPEFIDKPEANEMGDRDNDFDCDTPVRSLSRQSFQSYFFPVSSSPVDIVTMLTRLACFTGSILNVLTPRLPRTSLRTSSNPSHEYAPEVVQAREQAKLLLINAENNRTEFLKKMHRIMMNALKLYADNLLCMDLCCFSGGEATTLVGEQKLDHLQRRKTAKEIWGCRHMVEAKHGLHPNGMPCQRRTSKQFESITRDMCIRINNMHTLITTFPSLESHLYSSMRTSIQAPATAHGYISSDPGELGPRHSHAHSQSYKPNPHSTHPLENRGPLRSNEVPSVPSSISPSLGPMEPDVGRGRKELPDVGFRSKESQQVLEYLRSTHTCQLKLLCLRLNKFFKPALSLLLELKLVNYPLDKRLLPLITFLERHRLALQKYLYPASFNATMELLWECILQDLEGEAVQLRSQKKPVTDRAQMLLQVLSILMEFMHHKNEGLPLDILTGSSGYLLGLLDVMTRSTDQLVLMFNKLSAPQFSSGHDLSQSPVPIDARLLQCLRNQLHRFKKCFTGKEFVDKVLEVGQLFDFRSEPSSNASTPIQVAGQAGVSLGGQPVEYTVRYATELAQFLLRESVLIELPSSSGSLRSGASFTPAPSTDDEDSLGESLERHELSDGLSTESQTSLSSQRRSAGRLEHQAIFNSYSQRSAASISRSGQQTFSNNQYVFYKFADSQDADSNSLYQSHILAASTAMNQTTHTGHLTLGTSLSRSTAASLQEEHREFTLARQGTLFLVYDLLVQRSKKERRAKLFLQTPRALEVVELRRRRNVDCNLIFKM
- the LOC135332226 gene encoding uncharacterized protein LOC135332226 isoform X1 encodes the protein MSGQRSHSSSDASSTALPPLLYPLSCMVEDVLSQEGELWDRNEAMLQTLGVPVSDGSEEVSDGVSIGSSPPDTITGSGLQLIKYGRLTSNIHKYFRKLEKRHACLHLTARRAKHDTLRHVERSVHGSDSTLMSATSALGAEAIDGMLTELRNEERLVYRCALMCAQFPMLSAPDPPDGQSPSPPLPPLPARFDTGLLGSLQESDLSRTAPAEFNPIMAGVENGGLAHELPRDTPKKELNGGALSGGSGQREPTEVGEGVDGTDGKKKPAASEPIAIKTSKPKRSLKRSLPKPPAGDSDSEDELSIINSVRSKVITGVSGEREHPFPPMVTREMLCNLVRRSFSQTDEQQLMFEQALRQEHSRRSKGEILAKELASQLQVLENNAHPFYKPKFFVTRNGYDLWLQAEKGRVKNLIDKFWHFSIPRPQQWRHFSPTDYHRAYSTLLQKIITAESRTTRREPVYSGRTPSSPLSPTAHRLLQEFGLRYGVGELYRRIVYLDYLAKHFDHEIWYIGHCTEELRCIRVLLPRNRNKITAVRREMEMLRSTVHLLHGQTDNSLTRIDRLFLESDPQEGVACLIQLLVEVLDAEQSLFGKKVGPVDHWLKRYLRSGFALRYERRKVIATDETVQNSTAQPLSSTLVNSLLLDTREEVLDYRDKYQEVFRPYFDIVPFSKLEFYRLLCSDACSLCTGLLHRPETRQRMSLEVLGLMYRLNERDLEWEGVISPGLQLWRRHFSDLALVWMEVLGKQVQKWVVESIAEDQWMLLTFSAHPPDNSPPTRYTPPTPSQRPSPPKLIKSIRTSPFPSPNPGNQERRSAFTPTNTFTKNSGAFSAYSSYVGGLLKRTEGLPHSASEEGSGAVTDSSSSQTTVSLDSASGLLIGGGIPAMMGKLSKKPNTDSLLNFGQEGGLESSVASAHQVEVAVSVYSGCESDQDDLHLCQISPYTPTQPLDTDPQFGALPPEGASEGLTSSTPDTESTVEDITRDGDTVFSGLDEAPLPPIVLVSSQTDSTGVHRHRKKSTPAATKTPRDDVKTPHTSGLQNSTDFTPSLSIDDIDPPRRLNSDALLRPSGQVVGGASKWAEGSVSTTEDHIPPASVSTVPELAHWRQTHPHHDSVAVNNQSLTVSAHSSSPEFIDKPEANEMGDRDNDFDCDTPVRSLSRQSFQSYFFPVSSSPVDIVTMLTRLACFTGSILNVLTPRLPRTSLRTSSNPSHEYAPEVVQAREQAKLLLINAENNRTEFLKKMHRIMMNALKLYADNLLCMDLCCFSGGEATTLVGEQKLDHLQRRKTAKEIWGCRHMVEAKHGLHPNGMPCQRRTSKQFESITRDMCIRINNMHTLITTFPSLESHLYSSMRTSIQAPATAHGYISSDPGELGPRHSHAHSQSYKPNPHSTHPLENRGPLRSNEVPSVPSSISPSLGPMEPDVGRGRKELPDVGFRSKESQQVLEYLRSTHTCQLKLLCLRLNKFFKPALSLLLELKLVNYPLDKRLLPLITFLERHRLALQKYLYPASFNATMELLWECILQDLEGEAVQLRSQKKPVTDRAQMLLQVLSILMEFMHHKNEGLPLDILTGSSGYLLGLLDVMTRSTDQLVLMFNKLSAPQFSSGHDLSQSPVPIDARLLQCLRNQLHRFKKCFTGKEFVDKVLEVGQLFDFRSEPSSNASTPIQVAGQAGVSLGGQPVEYTVRYATELAQFLLRESVLIELPSSSGSLRSGASFTPAPSTDDEDSLGESLERHELSDGLSTESQTSLSSQRRSAGRLEHQAIFNSYSQRSAASISRSGQQTFSNNQYVFYKFADSQDADSNSLYQSHILAASTAMNQTTHTGHLTLGTSLSRSTAASLQEEHREFTLARQGTLFLVYDLLVQRSKKERRAKLFLQTPRALEVVELRRRRNVDCNLIFKM